The Nicotiana tomentosiformis chromosome 2, ASM39032v3, whole genome shotgun sequence genome includes the window tagtcaaagtagtcttgagattctgaaagctcgcctcacactcgtccgaccatctcaacggggcacccttctgggtcaacctggtcaacggggctgctatagatgaaaacccctccacaaatcgacggtaatagcctgccaaacccaagaaactcctgatctccgtagatgaagtgggtctaggccagttctgaactgcctcaatcttcttaggatctacctgaatgccctctgctgatacaacgtgccccaagaaagcaactgaatccaaccaaaactcgcactttgaaaatttagcatacaattggctggctctcagagtctgaagtacaatcctgagATGCTGCTCATTTTCCTCTCGACTGCGAGAGtcgatcaagatatcatcaataaacacgatcacaaaTGAGTCCAAGTAAGTCTTGAACattcggttcatcaaatccatgcatgctgctggggcatttgtcaacccaaaggacatcaccagaaactcataatgcctgtaaggagtccgaaaagctgtcttagggacatcaaatgccctaatcctcaactgatagtagccaaatctcaaatcaatcttcgaaaacaccttggcaccctgaagctgatcaaataaatcatcaatcttcggcaatggatacttgttcttgatggtgactttgttcaactgccgataatctatacacatcctcatcgatccatccttcttcttcacaaacaacacaggtgcaccccatggagagacactaggtctaatgaaacccttatcaagcaaatcttgcaactgttcctttaattctttcaactctggcggggccatacggtatggcggaatagagatgggttgagtgcccggagccaaatcaatacagaaatcaatatccctgtcgggtggcatcctcgacaggtctgcaggaaacacctctggaaactcacgaaaaacgggtactgaatccatggaaggaaccttcgcactagaatcgcggacataagccaaataagctagataccccttctcgaccatacgtcgagccttcatataagagataaccctgctggtagaatgtccAGGAGtctctctccactctaatcgaggcaaccccggcaaggctaaggtcaccgtcttggcttgataatccaatatagcgtgataaggtgacaaccaatccatacccaaaatgacatcgaaatcaaccatatcgagaagtagaaggtctatACTAgtatcaagactcccaatggtgactacACATGAATGATAAATGcagtctacaataatagcatccccCATAGGTGTGGACACGTACACGGGAGCACTCAacgaatcacgaggcataaccaaatatgaagcaaaataggatgacacgtaggaataagtagaacccggatcaaatagaactgaagtatctctactgcaaactgaaacagtacttgTGATGACAGCATGAGATGACTCAGCCTCGGGCCTGGATGGACAAGCATAACATCAGGGCTAGGCCCcatcaccctgaactacgtccctgggatggcctctagctggctggcctccacctctaacagcttgacctccacctctaacagtctagcCTCTACCTTTGGCTGTCTGaaccctgcctctggctggctgagtaggtggtgcaacaactggtgccggaaccatggcacgagaaccctgatgctgtgagctgccagatgcccgagggcaaaatctagcaatgtgcctcggatcaccacaagtataataggacctcggctgctgtgactgctgaccctgaaactgaccctgtcaacCTGAGTAACTACCCTGAAAACTCTtaagtggaggtgcactaataggggtTGGTGGTTCACattaggctagctggtcggaataatgcatctgagggccacgaccacctgaggcatctTGGGATGCctagagtgctgaatgaaacgtcctgggaggatggcctctgccATAAGTACCCGGGCCTTTAGATGAGGCTCCACTGAATCCACCGgagtgacgaggcctcttgtcagacccctgaccactCCCCCGAGATAAAACCATCTCGCCTCGCCTGGCaacattggcagccgcctgaaaagaaatctcactcccagtctccttagccatctgcaatctgataggctgagcaagtccatcaataaacctcctcaccctctctctctcggtaggaagcagaggAAGAGCATGACAggacaaatccacaaaacggatctcatactgagtaacagtcatactgccttactggagatgctcgaactgacaacgatgctcctctctcaatgtgatagggagaaacttctctagaaagagctaagagaattggtcccaagtaagagcaggtgaccccgctggtctggtcaataaataatctctccaccatttcttggcggaaccagtcatttgaaatgcagcaaaatcgaccccattggtctccactatacccatgttccgtagtaccttatgacaactgtcaagatactcctggggatcctctgaaggagcaccactgaagtgaaccaggaagagcttggtaaacctgtccaatctctataaagcctcagaagacataactaacccatcaccggtctgtgccgcaacaaccagctgaactactctgactggatgagcggctggagtctgatactggggagccatctgctccggagtgtgagtagcaggagtctgggctcctcctccagcctgagagacgactggtgccatgggaaatgcatcagtctgggccacactctccataaggccaccaaacggaccaaagcgtcctaaagcactggggtggcaatgaacccctccggaacctgagctggt containing:
- the LOC138905688 gene encoding uncharacterized protein, producing MTVTQYEIRFVDLSCHALPLLPTERERVRRFIDGLAQPIRLQMAKETGSEISFQAAANVARRGEMVLSRGSGQGSDKRPRHSGGFSGASSKGPVTIGSLDTSIDLLLLDMVDFDVILGMDWLSPYHAILDYQAKTVTLALPGLPRLEWRETPGHSTSRVISYMKARRMVEKGHYEFLVMSFGLTNAPAACMDLMNRMFKTYLDSFVIVFIDDILIDSRSREENEQHLRIAKVVADALSRKSVSMGSLAYIPVSERPLALDVQALANQFVGLDVSELSRVLACTVARSLLFERIRDRQYDNLYLLILRDTVRHGDAKQVMVEDDGVLRMQGRVCVPNVDGLPEQQPEPPLAAPTRGRGRGRARGWGRAQPRARAAAPAVEPQVEFYEEVLS